TCCGCCTATCCGGACACCCACTGCGCCTAAATCCACACTTTTGCAaacctagacgcctcgtatagacctatacgaggcgtccatGCACTGAATTCGATGGGTGTACAGAGGGTGTCAGGCACGTTGTTTAAGGAACCCTATACGCAGGGTATggggctatacgaggcgtctctgtttggtatttttttttggctgaaatgaggggtgttttggtgggttttgggTTGGTTTTTTGGATGGTTTTTGAAGATGTGTTTTTTTGAtgaaatttttttaggttttaaaaaaagttttttttttcttttttacactataaaaagttgttgttttttaaaaattaactatttgcctttaaaaatcgttttttttttatttttaaaaaagttttgttttttttttgttttttacactataaaaagtttaaaaaaattttttgttTCAGCGTCGATTaaatcaactattttaaaaatcggctctttaaatatattatattgtttttaacattttacttttttaaatattattctttcgattaaaattttatttctttcaaatattgtttccgtattatattcaggggttatattgtttccgtattatctAAATTTAAGAGAACAATCATTGAGTAACCgaataactgaaaacaaacataaatatgacatatataagataactgtttacatccataacaaaaatatagaagataagtttgtacatccacaataacaataaaaacaacaacaggtctatgcatccaaatccgaatctgaatcctgatgctgctgctgcggctggtgctgctgctgcggctgctgctgctgatgtggtgctcgaaccggtggaagcggtatcgggggtaatccctctctctctcgtctatccTGCTCCGCCCGTACCAACCAACCTACCAAATCGTCGAGCCTGTCAAGCCTGGCTCGTACATCCGGATGTAGTGCAGCTCCTGGGACACCACCTCGAATAGCGTGACGTGGAAACTGAGGTGCCCCGGCAGGTGGCGGTGGCTGTGGCGCCGCTGCACCGTCTAGATCCTCCGGAGGGTCCTCCACGGGCACTACATCAGCAGGATCTGCAGGAGGATGAACGTCCTCGAAATGCTCTGGTAGGTCCTCCTCTCTCCATACGCCCCCCTCGCGGTTTTTAAACCGCGGGCCAACCGGGAACCTCTTGATAACCCTCATCCCCCATAGCGACTGCATACCCATCCGCGTCGGCATGATGGCCGGCGTCCGTAGATGTGGGTCCTGATGTGGTACGAGGCCAAATGAACGGGCAATGACGGTCACGTACGCCCCGCCATACAAAAATCCGCGCTCCTGCCGGTGATGGCCGGAGGCGAAGTACTGGGCTAGACCGTGTGCTAGCGCGCACGGCCTCCTATACAACAAACAATATAGGAAAAAAAGATCTGTGGTCGTACACCACTCACGGCTGTAGCCGCGCGCTGATATAGAAGTGGCGAGCAAATGGTGCAGATACCTGCAGATAGTGTTAGCGAAATACAAAAACAGAGATTAATAAACAGTGCATATAATCACAATAATTGCAATAATAAACGTACATACCTGTATAGTGGGTCGCTAACAAACGACACCCTCCCCTTCGACTTGTCATGCTCCCAATGATCCGCCCCCGCAATCACCTGCCAAAACCCAACAAGAGTGGGTTTTTCAACCACCACTAGCCCCGCTGTGTAGATCTCAGTCTCGATCTCCTCCTGCATGTATAAACCACAGCGCACCGCAAACTCTGCTAGCGTCATCGAACGCTGAACGCCAGCAAGCCTGAAAGAAACCTCAGGCGGAGGGGGAGCACCTGGGTACGGAATCATAaataaaacaatataaataataaataataaataataataataatattaataacaataacaataattaataataataataataataatataaagaaataaataaataaataaataaataaataaataaataatattaataaataaataaataaatatcaaTAACATTCACCTGGGTACGGAATCGGCACTGGCTCCCCAGGAGGGTGAAATGTGAATGACGAAATGAACTCGACCAGCAGCTCCCTGTAGGTCGGCGTGTGCGCCAAATCAAAAAGACGATGCCACGGCGAATCGATAGGTATAAACCGACGCACTCTCGGCGTCTCAGCAATCTCCTCCATCGCATCCCAGTCGATCGATGCATGCGATCCAACGTGCATCCTCCTAAGCTTCTGGCAATGACGGGCGGCGTCAGTGCCGTCGGGAAACTCTAGATAGGGATGCCCCTGCAACGTATCCACAGGCGGTCGCTGTCTCCGTCGTGGACCCTGCTGAACCGGCTCTATGTGAATGTCATCGCCCGGCATCAGATCGTCCTCCATAATAAATACTGTATACgtatacaataataataatattaataaataataaataataaataataaataataatattaataacaataacaataattaataataataaataataaataataaataataatattaataacaataacaataattaataataataaataataaataataaataataatattaataacaataacaataattaataataataataataaaaataaataaataataaataataaataataatattaataacaataacaataattaataataataataatataaataaataaataaataaataaataaataaataaataataataatattaataataatgtttttaataataataattaataaataataataataataatatttaataatataattaataaataataataatatttaataataattaataaataataataataatataattaataaaaaaaaaaaaaaaacagaccctcgtatagccctcgtatagggctatactcaGCGTCCTGTTCCACaagttcttcatcatcatcatcatcaacatcaaaccCCCAAAACCCAACCAAATTCAACTTTTAGGGCAAACCTACGGTCTAAAGGCATAAACGAGACAAAAATACTTAACTACGGGATGAAATACGTACCGGTGATGCTTCGATTCTTCAAAAATACGGTTGAAATACGTACGAGGCGTATAGATCAGAATGCACcgtatatgtgtgtgtttttgtttgtgtgtgtgatcTGTGTCGTCTAGGCCCCCCCCTGTGTTATACGAagcctagacgcctcgtatagacctatacgaggcgtctatgcTTTTTGCTAAATGACATTTTTGCCCCTGTTTTACCCTTAGTATAGCCTTTtatcaggggcaaaatggtaattaaccattccaaaaagatatttctggaatggttaattaccattttgcccctgaaaaAAGGCTATACTAAGGGGTAAACAGGGGCATAATGGTAATTTAATAAtacattttattaattaaaaaaagaaatggGAAAAAGTAACCGCCTCAACTGTACTCCTCGTACAGGTCTGTACGAGTCGTACAATTTTGAAATTACCTTTTAGCCCCTGCTAAGTGGCTATACTGGGGGCATATcaggggtaaaatagtaattaactaaaaagattttcaaaattcaaattcaaaattcaaatttaaacCGCTCAAAGAGACGCCCCGTACAGGTCTGTACGAAGCGTCTACtttcaaaaaattcaaattttgaatttcagaaattcaaaaattgaattttcaaaatcccgCTCAAATAGACGCCCCGTACAGGTCTGTACGAGGCGTCTGGTTGGAGTAAAATTACCTTTGAGCCCCTGGAATAAGCCTATATTGGGGGCCTATCAGGGGCTAAATGGTCTTTTGTGCAATATTATACGAGGGGTCTAGTCCTATACGAAGcgtatagtttttttttagaaaaatttaaaaaaatactattaattccaaaaaaatattattaattacaaaaaaaaatactattaattacaaagttACACTATTAATTccaaaaaaaatactattaattacaaaaaaaatactaataattacaaaaaaatactaataattacaaaaaaattctattaattacaaaaaaatactaataattacaaaaaaattctattaattccaaaaaaatactattaattacaaaaatcattcttcCGTGTAACTATCTATGTAATTAAGACTGGGGTTTGATCTTGGTCGAGGATTCATTATCGATGTATACCATTCTAGACGTGGCAAGTACATATCTTCCCATTGTTCTGTGTGGGGTCTTCGGTGGGTCAACCATAGCCCGTGTGCTGGTGGCATAGGATAATCCCCTTCCAGCTTAACATGTATGAAGTGGTTCTCGTTAACATGTGTAAGCGTTATGAATAATGGTTGTTGATTAGCCGGAGGACTTAGTATTGGGAAGTAAGTGGAACTCGCACCCATGGTTGTCGTTAACAGGTGCACCTCGATACCGTACGTTTGTGCAATAAGAAGTCCTGCAAAGGGGAAGTCCATCCAGTGATTCTCCCCACAACCGGCCACTGAATCCCAAATTAGGCCCTGACGATGCGTGTAAAAATAACCTGCAGCCCATGCTTCAAATATTGGGAACCAGATCGATTCGTTCTGATCCATTTCTTGGACAAGGTCCCTTCTAATACGCCCCCATGAACTCTGATCCATCCCTAAGCCCACAGCCACAGACcgaaacccacaatgaccgtcCGGCATCACATCTCGTATGCACGAGACGTACGGATGGAACACTGGCGGAATGTCAGACTTAAACCGTTCGATGATTCCCACGTACTCGTCCCCAATGATTAAAGGAAAACCGTGATCATCTcgtgtctctttcttcttagaactctttgaacggcttagggtcgctttgggtttttgggaccttataaCCGACTGTTGTGAGGCTTGAGACGGAACGTACGAGCTGTGGCGAGGTTTATCGTACTTACTTTGTCGTGAACCTTCAAAGCACGTGTTTGCATCACCGAAGGAGCTTCTCCTCAATTCTTCATCTATACGAGAGGCCTCGTCCAACCTTTCTTGTACCTGCTTTGTTGTTGGTCGGCCACGAGTATTTTGTTGGACAACCGGTGGTTTCTTGGTAGATTTCGTTGGAGTCAACACCGCTTTAATCTTTGAAAGCAGGCTTTTTTGCTGAGCTGGAGGGTGCGACTGTAATTGTTGTCTAACAACATCTAGCTCTTCGACCACGTCAAGGGAGTCGTctatcaatttacaactttggaaGTTAAGTTTCCGCCAGAAGACGTCTATGTCTTCGAGTTGAATCGGACGCTCTGCACAGTTAAAAACAATATTGTTTAGGTAAAATGAAGGAAAGGAAATATATCACACAAGTGTTGTACGACGTTCAATAATTATTACCTTCACGCATGTACTTTTCTATCCTACAAGCACAGGGCAACCCACAGCTGTGCCACATttggcaaccacatgatgaattaaagcgctccaagacatctagcctcctaattgcctctccatgcaacaagtcaagggctttgtgggatacttttccaagtaggtgttgaaacatcgggtgtttgtggtgtttcattgttttttcgatgctttctcgaaaagtcttccttatttcaccgaactgtgtctcaactatatcccggacacaaccaactatacggtccagcgagctcctatcttcgacgtatctctttaagttggcatgttggctctcaactctgtttgtagtacgattaccaaagttgcgcctcttatcagtccacgcaaagacaaacatctccttatagtcttttagccagttatcgtacacgtatttgaagactcctaaaaagtaaaaataatttaataaaatttgcatAGGTGAGTCGTATGTTATTAGAAAAACTTACTAGAACGTTTGCACTCCACAAGTCGCTTTCGCATGTTGCGCAAGTGGTAGTCGTAGATGGGTATGGATGGAGACTCAATCAATGAACCCCAgaatgacaaaaatttcttcCAGTCGTCGTCTGTGAAGGCACCCTTGCAGTGCTTCATAACATTCTGTTGTATGTGCCACCTGCAAAGAAGCCTGGAGGCGTCTGGAAATACTTTAGCACACGCGCCCATAAGGGCTAGGTCTCTatccgttaaaatcacacgtggcTCCATACATTCATCCAACATTGCCTTAACCCTCTCAAGCACCCACACAAAGTTATCACCCCGTTCTTTACTAACAACGGCATGCGCGATAATAAACGATTTGTTGGTAGGCGTCATACCAACAATCTGGATAAAGGGCATATTGTATATGTTTGTCTTGTACGTTGCATCGATCATCATGACGtgggggaatgcacgccacaAGACTCTCGAGTCCCGATGAAGAAAGAAGATCTCTGTTACGATCTCTGTTCCGGGTTCTTCCCGGATCTCGTAAATAAAGTCGTTCTTCATCAGCACATTTTCTAGTGACTGCATGGGAGTCAATCCTTGTCTTTGTTCGGCTCTAATCTTCGCTACAACGTTTTGAACGTCTTTCTGAACATGAAACCTGTCGGGGTCctgcttccttatcgtttgaaatattttgcgcggctccatgttttgagctgtcagctgctcgatcagtttcatttcgcttggagtaaaccttcgcacaaacgcgtgggccgacaggtcctcacaaagttcgtggttatgttcaattgttccgtcttttatctcccaggtttcatacgggtggtttcggacagccagcaggtaaaacgggcaaccggtttttttgcttccagcttttctaagtgttgctgtactctggtgctcaccaccacgatcacattcaagccataccctcccggttcatcccccgattttctttgatcgacgggtgacaataacgaaaccatccgca
This is a stretch of genomic DNA from Helianthus annuus cultivar XRQ/B chromosome 16, HanXRQr2.0-SUNRISE, whole genome shotgun sequence. It encodes these proteins:
- the LOC118488394 gene encoding uncharacterized protein LOC118488394; protein product: MKLIEQLTAQNMEPRKIFQTIRKQDPDRFHVQKDVQNVVAKIRAEQRQGLTPMQSLENVLMKNDFIYEIREEPGTEIVTEIFFLHRDSRVLWRAFPHVMMIDATYKTNIYNMPFIQIVGMTPTNKSFIIAHAVVSKERGDNFVWVLERVKAMLDECMEPRVILTDRDLALMGACAKVFPDASRLLCRWHIQQNVMKHCKGAFTDDDWKKFLSFWGSLIESPSIPIYDYHLRNMRKRLVECKRSIFIMEDDLMPGDDIHIEPVQQGPRRRQRPPVDTLQGHPYLEFPDGTDAARHCQKLRRMHVGSHASIDWDAMEEIAETPRVRRFIPIDSPWHRLFDLAHTPTYRELLVEFISSFTFHPPGEPVPIPYPGAPPPPEVSFRLAGVQRSMTLAEFAVRCGLYMQEEIETEIYTAGLVVVEKPTLVGFWQVIAGADHWEHDKSKGRVSFVSDPLYRYLHHLLATSISARGYSREWCTTTDLFFLYCLLYRRPCALAHGLAQYFASGHHRQERGFLYGGAYVTVIARSFGLVPHQDPHLRTPAIMPTRMGMQSLWGMRVIKRFPVGPRFKNREGGVWREEDLPEHFEDVHPPADPADVVPVEDPPEDLDGAAAPQPPPPAGAPQFPRHAIRGGVPGAALHPDVRARLDRLDDLVGWLVRAEQDRREREGLPPIPLPPVRAPHQQQQPQQQHQPQQQHQDSDSDLDA
- the LOC110879836 gene encoding uncharacterized protein LOC110879836, with protein sequence MFQHLLGKVSHKALDLLHGEAIRRLDVLERFNSSCGCQMWHSCGLPCACRIEKYMREERPIQLEDIDVFWRKLNFQSCKLIDDSLDVVEELDVVRQQLQSHPPAQQKSLLSKIKAVLTPTKSTKKPPVVQQNTRGRPTTKQVQERLDEASRIDEELRRSSFGDANTCFEGSRQSKYDKPRHSSYVPSQASQQSVIRSQKPKATLSRSKSSKKKETRDDHGFPLIIGDEYVGIIERFKSDIPPVFHPYVSCIRDVMPDGHCGFRSVAVGLGMDQSSWGRIRRDLVQEMDQNESIWFPIFEAWAAGYFYTHRQGLIWDSVAGCGENHWMDFPFAGLLIAQTYGIEVHLLTTTMGASSTYFPILSPPANQQPLFITLTHVNENHFIHVKLEGDYPMPPAHGLWLTHRRPHTEQWEDMYLPRLEWYTSIMNPRPRSNPSLNYIDSYTEE